A window of Gimesia sp. genomic DNA:
TTCCTCCGTCCCGGGCAGAATCGGGAACGCTGGTGGCAGCGTAATAACCACATCGCCTGGGGCATTACCACGACGCCGAGCCCGCTGCCGGGTCACGTGCCGGAACTGTCGCTGTATGCGATTGAGAATTATTACGTCGGCCCCTGCCGACTGCGACGGTTCACTTTACGTCAGGACGGTTTCGTGTCGATCAACGCTCCGTTTACCGGCGGCGAAATGACCACGCGACTTATTACATTCGATGGCCCCCAGGGAAAAGAAAAAACGCCGGTCGAACTGGAGTTGAACCTGTCTACCTCAGCGGCCGGCAGTGTGAAATGTGAACTGCTGGATGCAGAAGGGCAGCCACTTCCCGGGTTCAGTATAAAGGAGAGCGAAGAATTCTACGGCGACGAACTGGACCACGTGATGACCTGGAAAGGGAAGAGCGATTTGAGCCAGTTTGCCGGAAAGCCGATCCGGGTGCGGTTTGTGTTGAAAGATGCGGATTTGTATTCGCTGCGGTTTCGGAATGGGGAGTGATAAGGATCAAAGTAAGTATACCTAGGCTGTTGAATCATTTTGATGATCTGGCATCCACGTTCAGGGGAGCTGTCCTCAGATGTTTCAGACAAAACTTTCATGTGACAACTGCGATTATGCTACTGCTCCGTTTGTCAGTTCGTATATTCCAGCATCGGATACTCTGGACGTTGTGTTTCAAGATCAGCACTCACAACAGATTCGTGTTCTGAAGTTAAGTGGTATTACTGAGAGGATTTCTTCTTCGCCAACTGAAGAACAAGTGAATGAAAGAATTAGTCAGTTGTGCGAGTTGAATCGACATCAACATGAAAGGCAAATTGATACCTGGTGTGTACCAGATGAATTCGAACCGATCGAGTGTCCCTGCTGCGGAAAACAGCTGGTTCGACTGCAGATTATTTCCATTGTTTAAGGCATTGTTACACTTAGCCGATTATCTGTTAAGAATGATATATTCAATGAGTCATGTTTTATTTCTGATGAGATTTACTCTTTAGAATCTCTTCAGTCTGGAGTAATTCCTATGCGATTTCTCCTCATCACCGCATTACTATTCGCCTTTCTCAACCTGTCGGCTGCCGGTGCGGAGCTTGAGCTCGTGTTCCGCCATGTTGTGGCGATCAAAGATCCTGAAGCGAAGTGGCCGGCGCGGATCGACTATGCGTCATGGGTTGATGACGAGCGTATCGTCTGCTGGTCCCAGGACGACGTGCTATGTGTATCCACAAAGACGGGGAAGGTCGCATGGGCTGTGCGCGATGTTGGCAGGCTGACCGACTGGAGCGTTTCGCGCGATACGAAACGGCTGGCCATTCTCGGGGATGACTTCACGACTTCGGTCATTGACTGCACCAGTGGCAAGATTATCTTCAAGGCAGATCCTGGGCTTAAGATTCACAGTTCTGACCCGCCTCGCCTTTGTTCCCAATGACGGACGGCTGCTGGTTGGCACTTATTCTGAATTCTACAGTCGCAATGCTTATCTTCTCGATTCTGAATACAACAAACCTCTCAAATCGTTCGAGATGGACGTTTCGCCCACTGAGATAACGGCATCACCCGAGGGGAACCGTGTGGCGGTGATTGCCGATGAAGAGGTGTTGTGTGTGCGGGACCTGGGTTCGAATCGCGACGTTTTCTTTCGCGGCAAACGCATCAGGGAGAAACCAGATAAGACGGTCTCTGTGATCGACGCTCCTTTCTTCAGTCACATTCGCGACAGTGGAGCGGACATGTTGATCTATACCAGAGACAACAGTTGGGCTACGGGAAAGGTGTTCGTTCATAATCTGAAGACAAAACAGACCAACTCTTTTGATGCACGTAACGGACACATTGAACTGGATGTCTCCTTTCCCAAACGTCAAATGGTCGTAACCGGCACATCGACCGACCTGACCGTGTTTGATTTTGAGGGCCAGGTGATTGCCCACAAGAAAAAAGCGACCAGGGAACGCAACATCGCTGTGGAGTATTCGCCTGCAGGTGATCGAATCCTGGTGGGATGCTGGGACAACAGCCTCTATGTATTCTCGCTCAAAGAAAATGGCGAATAAAAAACTTGCAACCAGAATTGCGTCGAGAATGGTAGCAATATTACCTGAAGAAGAGGGGCTCAATTAAATATCGGACGGGCAGAAAAGTGAGCAGGAACAGTTGCTGTCACACATCTACCAGTTAATTTCTCACTGCACGCTTATAGACCGCCATTGTTCCCGAGTAGGAGACGAGTTCCCAGCCGTTGGCTCCCTGTTGGTTTAAGAACTGTTCGAGCGCGGCTTTGATGCGTGCATTCGTGATCTCGCCGGCTGTTTCCAACTCCCCTAATTTCACGCTGGCATCCGCGATTTTATATTCCCAGGCTGGTGCAGCGTGCATAGCTGCTGCCTGTGCGACGGGGGGAGGAGTTTGTGAAAAGAGAATCGCAGCGCAGATGATGAGTGCAAGTGCTGTGAAGAGTATGCGGTGAGTCGTCATTGGAATATCTCCTGAATACAAAGTGAACGCTGATCGTGACTGAAGGACAAAATACGGAATTTCTTTCTGTCTTACACTAGCATTGTTTTGTATAGTGTCAACCAGGCGCTGAAACCGGTTGGCCTGGCAGGCCGACTCAGGGGAGAGATATCGAAGACATTCTGTGTCGGTAGCACACATACTTAATGACCGGGTCAGGGGGAAACGCGATGGGACTGTTTGATTTTCTGAAACGCGAACCGGAACCGACGCCCGACGATGAAGGTCCCTCGCCGCACTATGTGTTTGCGCATTATGCCTTGCGACAGATTGCGCTGGCGGAACCGCTGCAGTTGCTGGCGATCGCAGCTTCGCCCGATACCGGTTCCTTTATGGAGGCTTTACTGAAGGATGTGGTCGAGCAGTGTGGACGTGAGGCGGGGTTTGAAGCTGCGGAAATCAAATTGCATCCGCTTCGGTTGAACGACTATCCCTGCGTGGTGATTGAGATGCCGGAACCTCAGGAAGCCGCGGAAGCGTACATGATGGCCGTGCTGGTGACCATCGATCTGGCTGCAGACCCGCCCCCCGATCCGGATCAGGTGACGGCGCATTATTATACGCTGGAAAAAAGCGTCTCCCTGCCTGACGGTCCCCGGACCGTGCTGGCGGGATGGGACAAACAGCGTCATATGAACTTTGGTGAAGGCCCCGAACCCACGGTGGAAGCCTTTGTAGAAGCACTCAGCGAGCGGGACTGAGGTGAGCTGAATTCAGGCGGAGCGGGGATCTTTTCGTCTTCTGAAATTAATCGCAGGAGAGAGCCCCGGTCTATCCTTGTGCTTATTGAAGAGTCAGCAGTGCCTGTTGCAGTTCGCTGGTTTTCTGAAAGCGGTTTTGAGGCGTTGGGGAGAGACAGCGTTTGACGATATGGGCTACGGGGGCCTGTTGCTGCTTTACACCGGTCAGCTTGAATGGGGATGCGGGTAGCGTGCCGGTGATCAGAGTCCAGAGCAGCACACCCAGGCTGAAAATGTCGGTTGTGGGGGCGGGCAGACTCTGGCGATTGAGGATTTCCGGTGCGAGATATCCTGCGGTACCGCCGATGCTGTTGACTGGTGTGGTGCTGCCTGCAATCAGATAGGCGAAGCCGAAATCCGTTACTCGAATGTTGTCCCGTTGATCACGCAGGATGTTCGCCGGTTTGAGGTCACAATGAATGATGCCCTGGTCGTGTGCATAACCGATGGCGTCTGAGACGTGAAGAATGATGCTGACCGCTTCTGGGGTGGTAAAAGGTCCGGTTTGCAGTTGCGACTGCAAATCGACGCCGTCAATATAGTCCATCACCATGAAGTAGCCCCCGTGGGGGAATCGTCCCAGACCCTCGACGCGTACGAGATGCGGGTGCTGTAACTTTGTGAGAACCTGTGCCTCATTGACGAACTGCGAGACGGCACGCCTGTCGGACTGGCGTTTTTTATGCAGTGCCTTGATGGCGACTTTCTGTTGTGTCCCTTTCACTCTGGCACGAAATACCTTGCCCATGCCACCTGATCCGAGTAACTGTTCGAGCACGTAATCTTCATAGCGCAAGGGAGCAGCGTATTCCTCTGCGGGGAGCTGAAAGTCAGCCTCGGGCGTGTTGTGATGCAACAAGCGTTGTTCCAGCTTATTGCGGGCATTTGCCAGCAGACGCCGGACGGTTCTCTCTGATTTCCCGATGGTGCTAGAGATCTCTGCATTCTCCTGCCCCTGGAGGCTGGCCGTGAGGACGAGTCGTTCCTCCGAAGGCAGGTCCTGGATGAGCAGGCTTAATTCTTCGATGATCGCGACGACCTCTGACGGCGCAGGTTCGGGAACGGTTGCAGTCGCGAGAATGGTGTCTGGAGGTGCTTCACGATCAATGCTTCTCTTTCCCGCCGTGTGCTTTTCAATCTGACCGTAGAGCTTATGCAGCGTGATGCCTGCCAGTAGACGCCAGAGGTCCCCCGTCTTTTGCAACTGGTACTCTCCGACCCGGGCATGCACGAAAAAACTGCGATAAGCAGACTGGATAACGTCCTCGGGATCGATTCGACGACGGAGCCTGGCCCCGATACGGCTCCGCGCCAGGGCGATGAGCCGTGCGACATAACGGTCAAACAGGACCGTCGCTGCTTCGTTCTCGCCTGCCTGGTACATCTCCAGCAGTTGTTGTGAATTCAATTTCGGCACTCTGGAATACGCCTTCACTCTGTTCAGATACGTTGCAGGGGGACATGGGAAAAATTTTTTATATTCTGGCAGATTCTTTGACCAATCTTACCGGTAAATCGGATGCACCCCCAGAGGAGAGATGCCTGACTGTATCTCTAAGTTCGGAATTTTATTTTGAAAGGACCTGAAATGGCGTTCGTTGTGACCGCTCCCTGTGTGGGATGCAAAGATACAAGCTGCGTTCTCGCTTGCCCTTGCGACTGCTTTCACGAGGGGGAGCAGATGCTCTACATCGATCCGGAGGAGTGCATTGACTGCGATGCGTGCCGGGCGGAATGCCCCGTGGAGGCGATTTTTTATGAAGATGATGTCCCGGAGGAGTGGCAGAGTTTTATTCAGCTCAATGCCGAGATGGTAACTCAGACTCCTGCGATCACGGAGAAAAAAACGCCTTTAAAGTGAAGGGGGGAGAGTTGCTGTTTAACAGCGTCTTTAGATCAACAGTCGAGCTATTCTCAACTATGTGTTTTACCTGTTCAGAGAAGGATCCCGGGAATCAGAATGACAGAGATTACTCCCGTTTCAGAGGCGCAACAAAAGCGTTATCGGGGGTCTGGTTTTCCGGCGGTGCGCTGCCAATAAAGCCTGGTCGTGAGGGGGCAGGAGAGACATTGGGTGGTTTTGCGAATGAATCGACGTTGCCGATTTCCAGCAGCCAACTGTCATTACCTCGGCTCACGTTTAATGAGTATTCATGCAGATGACCGTCAACTGCTGTGCCATACCAACTGATTGAGTCAAAGCCCGTCGGTACATTTTCGTAGAGCGTTCCCTTCCAGGTTTCCCCGACGTCGGTGACCAGGTTTTGATACATCGGATTGTGGCGGCGTTCTGGAATACAAAATGTTTTGATGTCATCCAGCGACCAGCGGGCTTCCAGTGCAGAGGTGACTTCCGCGGGGGAGGTCAATTTCGGCTGCGTCCCCGTTGTCACAGCGGAGGTCTCATTGGTGGGTGGTTCAGGAGACGCCGGTCTGCAGCCCCAGACCAGTATTGCCAGGTTCAGCATAAGCTGGCACATGTTTCGATCACGGAACATCGGATTGCTTTCTGAATTCGCTTCTTAAAAGCTGCTTCCAGCTCAAACTGGCTGATAAATCCCAGTTGAAAACTGATGGAAACCTTGGAAAGTCTGCCTGCTTCATTTAGGATGGGGACTGTATTTCTGTTTATTTTTACACAGGCGTTCTATTATCACAATCGATCGGATTCAGAAATGTTCTCTTCCATCAATCGTCATATTCTCATACCAGCTTGCGTGATTGCCTGGTTGACCCTGATATCTGCAGGTGGGATTCCGGTTCTGCAGGCATTTCCTCCTGCGGAGAACCTTGATTTTTCTGAGAAGTACAAGCAGCTGTTACTGCAGGCAAAAGCAGCGCCTTCTCCGGGAACTCTGAAAGAGGTGGCGTTCGAAGCGATCAACGCCAGTCAGGCTGCGATTCAGGCGGGCGATTATACTGCTGCAGTGAAGATTGCGACGCTCGCATTTAAAATCGGGAGATCGGCGGGGAACAATCATGCCTCCAGCCTGGCAACCAGTTTAAAACAACGGTCTGCGATCCTGGCGCGCGAATATCGCGATGTAGAAAAGTATCATCAGATTCTGCAACAGGACCCCGACGATGCGCATGCGGCATTCTTATATGGCCAGTTTGTCGCCTTAAAGTTGAACAACAGGAAAGAGGGGCTGGCATGGCTTGCCCGGGGAGATGATGCCGGCTATCGCGCTCTGGCGAAACAGGAACTGGCGAACTCGAACAATGCTGGTGCGCTGCTGGCGGTCGCTGATGGCTGGTATCAGCTGGCAGACCAGGAAAAAGGGAATACCAGGCAGGAACTGGAACAGCACGCGTATGATTTACTTGGCCGCGTCTGGACTGACTCGCCCGCTACAGACCGCGATCTGCTGAATGACAAGTTAAGCGCGATGCCTCTCAGGTACCTGAATCACATGCCGGAAGAAGATGTTGTGCCTGGTCCGAAGCCCTTTGGTAAAAACGGAGAGAGTGGATATCTGGATGGATTGTTTACTGTCAACCTGGTTGAGTATGCCAATGGTCTCAGTCTGCATCCGCCGGCTAATGGTTTTGCACGCGTTCGATATCAGCTGAATGGTCAATACAAGACCTTCGTGACCGGCGTCGGTTTGCTTGATCATCCGACTGAGGTTCGCTCGAAAGTCATCTTTTACGTGATCGGAGATGACAGAGTTCTCTGGAAATCGCCACCCATTCAAGGCCGAGGTGATGTGGTCTTTTGTAAGGTTTCTGTCAGGAACATCAACCGACTGGAAATTCGCACCGAATGTCCGGGCGGTGCCTACGGTGCGAATGCCGTCTGGCTCGATCCGCACGTGCTGAAATAAAACATATAGACGCGTCTTAAAATAATTACCCGATATCGACAGCAGGCGTAACCCAGATTGGATTGAATCATGTTCGCTTTCAAAAGTCAGTTTCTCTTCCCGATGTGTGTCGCTGTGTTTTGTCTCCTGGCTGTTTCAGGCGGGAGTCAAGTTGCACTGGCATTTCCCCCTGCGTCGAACATTGATTTCTCTGAGAAATACAGGCAGCTGTTACTGCAGGCAAAAGCAGCGCCTTCCAAAATGGCTCTGAAAGATATGGCGTTTGAGGCGATCAACGCCAGTCAGTCAGCGATTCAGGCGGGCGATTATACTGCTGCGGTGAAGATTGCGACGCTGGCTGTCAAAATTGGAAAATCAGCGGGCAGTAACCACGCTTTTACTCTGGCGAACAGTTTGAGACAACGCAGTGTGATG
This region includes:
- a CDS encoding NPCBM/NEW2 domain-containing protein: MFSSINRHILIPACVIAWLTLISAGGIPVLQAFPPAENLDFSEKYKQLLLQAKAAPSPGTLKEVAFEAINASQAAIQAGDYTAAVKIATLAFKIGRSAGNNHASSLATSLKQRSAILAREYRDVEKYHQILQQDPDDAHAAFLYGQFVALKLNNRKEGLAWLARGDDAGYRALAKQELANSNNAGALLAVADGWYQLADQEKGNTRQELEQHAYDLLGRVWTDSPATDRDLLNDKLSAMPLRYLNHMPEEDVVPGPKPFGKNGESGYLDGLFTVNLVEYANGLSLHPPANGFARVRYQLNGQYKTFVTGVGLLDHPTEVRSKVIFYVIGDDRVLWKSPPIQGRGDVVFCKVSVRNINRLEIRTECPGGAYGANAVWLDPHVLK
- a CDS encoding DUF4177 domain-containing protein; this translates as MTTHRILFTALALIICAAILFSQTPPPVAQAAAMHAAPAWEYKIADASVKLGELETAGEITNARIKAALEQFLNQQGANGWELVSYSGTMAVYKRAVRN
- a CDS encoding sigma-70 family RNA polymerase sigma factor, with product MNSQQLLEMYQAGENEAATVLFDRYVARLIALARSRIGARLRRRIDPEDVIQSAYRSFFVHARVGEYQLQKTGDLWRLLAGITLHKLYGQIEKHTAGKRSIDREAPPDTILATATVPEPAPSEVVAIIEELSLLIQDLPSEERLVLTASLQGQENAEISSTIGKSERTVRRLLANARNKLEQRLLHHNTPEADFQLPAEEYAAPLRYEDYVLEQLLGSGGMGKVFRARVKGTQQKVAIKALHKKRQSDRRAVSQFVNEAQVLTKLQHPHLVRVEGLGRFPHGGYFMVMDYIDGVDLQSQLQTGPFTTPEAVSIILHVSDAIGYAHDQGIIHCDLKPANILRDQRDNIRVTDFGFAYLIAGSTTPVNSIGGTAGYLAPEILNRQSLPAPTTDIFSLGVLLWTLITGTLPASPFKLTGVKQQQAPVAHIVKRCLSPTPQNRFQKTSELQQALLTLQ
- a CDS encoding WD40 repeat domain-containing protein — protein: MDVSPTEITASPEGNRVAVIADEEVLCVRDLGSNRDVFFRGKRIREKPDKTVSVIDAPFFSHIRDSGADMLIYTRDNSWATGKVFVHNLKTKQTNSFDARNGHIELDVSFPKRQMVVTGTSTDLTVFDFEGQVIAHKKKATRERNIAVEYSPAGDRILVGCWDNSLYVFSLKENGE
- a CDS encoding 4Fe-4S binding protein; the protein is MAFVVTAPCVGCKDTSCVLACPCDCFHEGEQMLYIDPEECIDCDACRAECPVEAIFYEDDVPEEWQSFIQLNAEMVTQTPAITEKKTPLK